The Episyrphus balteatus chromosome 4, idEpiBalt1.1, whole genome shotgun sequence genome includes a window with the following:
- the LOC129919674 gene encoding uncharacterized protein LOC129919674 — protein MPNNHQNPLFAQHTLTQYSSLPRRSSAFQRNTPVRRSTGVPENHMEYFVPRSISEFNLSGVGDLALPPPRRSPIQVSNTSHNLQAQTILCAPPPPPPPQILMKPREKMVTFEDESSGKGTTCPHGVPTTPRKVTGPVSGDVFM, from the coding sequence ATGCCCAATAACCATCAAAATCCGCTGTTTGCTCAGCATACACTTACACAGTATAGCTCTCTGCCGAGACGTTCGTCGGCCTTCCAACGCAATACTCCAGTTCGTAGATCAACTGGAGTACCTGAAAATCACATGGAATACTTTGTGCCCCGTAGCATAAGTGAATTCAATCTATCAGGTGTAGGAGATCTAGCCCTGCCACCGCCAAGACGTTCGCCAATTCAAGTTAGTAATACCAGTCATAATTTGCAGGCTCAGACAATTCTGTGCGCCCCACCTCCACCGCCCCCACCACAAATCCTAATGAAACCTCGCGAAAAAATGGTTACATTCGAGGACGAATCCAGCGGCAAAGGGACAACTTGTCCGCATGGCGTGCCAACGACACCCAGAAAGGTGACAGGTCCGGTTAGTGGGGATGTGTTTATGTGA